CCAAAGCCAAAGGAGAGCCATTATTGAAGAAGGCATATGGAGAGGAAGGTGGTGATGACATTGATTTTGATCGTAGACAGCTTAGCTCTgatgaatctctctctcttggggTAAGAATATACTCTTAATTGCATATTTTTCATGGTTTAGGAAAGAAGCTCATGATGTCTGTGCATTCTTTGATTTCCAGTCAAgtataaagagaaaataagGGAAAGCCTGAATGATTATTTTGAAAGATAGAATATATTAACAATGATACCTACATCCATTTGCTTATGAAAATTACTATGTCAAGCTCTTATTCTAAATTATTGCTGATAAAAGCTGAGCTGAAACTTGACCAAAAAGCAGTTTATTATCTCATTGATCTCAAATCAAAATTGTTACGCTGTTTGAAGACATGAAACTTATGCTGTAAGgttcatatttaatattctatACATTTGTTTTCTTCTACAACCATTCTGAAATCTAAATTCAATAATGGCAATCATTTTGGCAGTGGCACAAGACAGAGGAGGATTCCTCTGCAAATCGATCCTCAGTTTCTGATTTTGGGGATGACAATTTTGCCATAGGCAGTTGGGAGCAGAAAGAAGTAACCAGTCGTGATGGACACATGAAGCTTGAGACCCAAGTTTTCTTTGCTTCCATTGATCAGCGGAGTGAGCGGGCAGCAGGTGAGAGTGCATGTACAGCTCTTGTTGCTGTCATTGCCGATTGGTTTCAGAACAATCGTGATCTCATGCCCATAAAGTCCCAATTTGATAGTCTAATCAGAGAAGGCTCTTTAGAGTGGAGGAGCCTTTGTGAGAATGAAACATATAAGGAGCGATTCCCTGACAAGCACTTTGATCTTGAAACAGTCCTTCAAGCCAAGATACGCCCTCTTTCAGTAGTGCCTGGGAAATCCTTTATTGGGTTTTTCCATCCAGAGGGGATGGAAGAGGCAAGATTTGGCTTTCTGCATGGTGCCATGTCCTTTGATAACATTTGGGATGAGATTAGCCGCACTGGTTCAGAATGTCCAAGCAATGGTGAACCTCAAGTGTACATTGTCAGTTGGAATGACCATTTTTTCATCCTCAAGGTTGAGCCTGAAGCTTATTACATCATTGACACGTTAGGGGAGCGGCTCTATGAGGGATGCAATCAGGCCTATATCTTGAAATTTGACAGAGATACCGCAATTTATAAAATGCCAAATGCTGGACAATCATCAGATGAAAACACAGCCAGTGATCAGCAGATTGTTACAGCAGCAGAACCCAAGAACCGGCAGGCTCAGCTGGCCAACATGAAGGAAGAGGGTTCTGTAGCAGGGACAGTAGTAACCAAGCATGAGGAATCCTTAAAGAGTGAGGAAGAGGAGGTTGTATGTCGAGGGAAGGAGTCTTGCAAAGAGTACATAAAGAGCTTCTTGGCTGCAATTCCAATAAGGGAATTGCAGGTGGATATAAAGAAAGGTCTGATGGCGTCAACCCCTCTTCATCAACGCTTACAGATTGAATTCCATTACACACAGTTCTTACAACCACTACCCGAAATTCCAACAGCTGAAATGACTGCAGCTACAACACAAAATGTCGATGTTACATTAGCAGAGGCTGCTACATAGAGACTTACTGTAAATTGTAGGAAGTGTGATTACTCTAactagtttttttctttttcgataATGGGGTGTCTTTTGATGTGTATTAGTTTAACAAATAGGGAGCCCGTTTGATCTTTTTGAGTGGTATATGATATGAGAGATGGGGTTTGTGACTTGTCTCTTCTAAGTTGCACTGGAAATGGCAGTCTGTATTTTTTTGTGGCATGTGAGTCCCTTGTTCTCCTTCTTTGAAAAGGGGTTTTCTGTACACGACTGTAATTTCTTTTCCAACTGAGTCAAACTGGACTTTGCATGTGAATCTAACCCTTTCAtgcaaatttctaaaaattctCCTTTTTGAAAGATTTTTAGCTTTTGCAGACTGTTACATTAACTAATAGGCATAATCcaactttcttttttccaattCCAATTTCCCATATATTTACAGTTGGCCATTACCTTACTGGGATTTGACAGTGAGATTCTATGTGGCTTATACTTAGGATTCTGAATTTCTGACAATCATTTATATTGAACCAAATATTCCATTCCAAACTTAGCTGTATCCTCTATGCTGTAAAGATGAACTTTCCAAGCTTGGCGTGTGTAAAGACGTGGAAAGATTCTGTAGTTCGGCCACTCTTTTGGGTGGTAAATTTTAAGCCTAAAGTATGCATTCGATTCCCACAAAGCcacactataaaaaaaatccaatgccTAGGGTTAGAGATTTCTCTATAGAGACCCTGACCCCAACAATGCACGTTTAGAATATTCTATTCTTTCTATATTCATCAATAATAATTGTCCTTGTGAATAATTTTCACGAGCAACTCGTAGGTACAAAGTTAATATTAtagttcaaattttatattgtttctcTAGAATGGACAAACTAAAATGTACAGacatttgtgtgtttgtgtgtgtgtaatacACCTAATTAGTAAATAACCAAGGTTTGGTCGAAATCTTAATCGAATCATCAGTATAATAACAGACATGGTGGTTGGTGATGATGATAGGTTTAAAGGTAGGTTGAGGTTTTTGACTATTTCTGTTCATTGTTCAGATAAACCGTTTAATCTGCAGAAGACTATATCCTATGGGACCCAAATAAAAGGAGAGATCGTAACTTTTAGCCATATTATCTTTGGGTTTGTTAGTAACGCATGTGAGCGAATCCGAAGCCTTTATGCCTTGTCAATGTACCCCTTTATAGACATTGACAGGATGATTActtttactttgttttattttatttttcgaTAGTCACAAAAATCATGGTTATGAGTAACCGTGTAGTATCTCAATCTTGATAActagacaaaaacaaaaatagggCCAAAATAGCCAACTAGCCCTAAAATcgtaactatttagttagtaggctCCGTTTACAAACAATATCagttactagcatctcgagtctttgaggctcgatttttgcttataaatcgagtcttaaagactcgatttccatggtCCGATCTGACATATTTTTTGACGTGGCGAtgacatggaaatcgagtcttaaagactcaaTTTCTAACTTTTATAACTCCAACAACCCACAGCCCAGCCAGAACTTCATCagagcagaaaaaaaaaaaaaaaacaccagaaacagaaagagagaagaTCGAGATTGGAGCAGACCACCGCCGCGAGACCTAGGCCGCGCACCGTGAGCGAACCAGCGCCAGCtcgcgcgcggcctgggtcGCGCCCCGTcccgacctgggtcgcgcgcagGCTGCGCATCGTGCGCGAACCAGGTCGCGACGGCGCGCGACGGAGGCCGCGCACCGTGCGCAACCCAGGTCGCGACGGTGCGCGACCcagcgcgcgacccaggtcgcgaCGGGGCGCGACCCAGGCCGCGCGAGACCCAGGTCGCACGCGGCCCAGGCCTGCTTCGACTCCTATCTGATCTGATTCTTCTTTCTCCCTagttttctttctccctctgaTCTTTCTCCCTCTGATCTCCTTCTGGacttcttaaattttttttttgggtatttggctTGTACGAGAGACTGTGAGACTtggaatttttcaaatttttttggtttataaatcgagtcttagagactcgatttccaggtgggCAACATATGCCAGATCAgaacatggaaatcgagtctttgagagtCGATTTATaaccaaaatcgagtctctcacactcgagatgctagtaaatgatatagtttgtaaacggaacctactaactaaatagttgcGATTTTAGGGCcagttggccattttggcccaaaaATAGAggattttaagtttttaaccaTGGATGTTTCTTTTTGGAAACACTATACAATGTAGTTGGCTTAAAATCCTTGAGTAGTCATAACTTGATTACTCCTATGACCAATCAGAAAatccaaaatagaagaaaaaaagccCACAGCCCTTCAATTATGGGACGGGCTTTTGAGTTTTGGCAGGTTtcaactttaaagtttaaactattatttcagcaataataataatgatcaAATAAAGTATTATGAAGCCTTAAGAGTAGGTTTGCATTACCACGCCCATGTTAAGTGAGTTGGTACTTCTCCAAGCCTTAAAGGCTTGAAGGGTTTGTGGACTCACGTTTGAGTGGTCCCAGGGTGAGGAGGGGTGGGGTTATACAGTtgattgtccaaaaaaaaaaaaaaagagtaggtttgcattagagttttttttttacctatttgtttatgggcaatttattaaaatattattttattaaatataaataataaaaatacaaaatttattgtagtGGTAGCTAAAGATTGGAGAGAAAGAAGTTGGTATTTGCTCATTCGAAGAAAGTGAATACCATTAGTCCTGTTCA
The DNA window shown above is from Quercus lobata isolate SW786 chromosome 7, ValleyOak3.0 Primary Assembly, whole genome shotgun sequence and carries:
- the LOC115952961 gene encoding uncharacterized protein LOC115952961; amino-acid sequence: MVVKMMRWRPWPPLVTKKYEVKLVVRRLEGCDLVRAGAEKGGGGGEVARLTVEIKWKGPKLALSSLRRTAVKRNYTREVDVEVEGEQHQENGVVEWDEEFQSLCNLSAYKDNVFHPWEISFSVFNGLNRGLGPKNKAPVVGMASLNLAEYASAADQKECELKIPLTLSGGAAAEPTPSLCISISLLELRTAQEAMEPEQRSIVPVQSPTQMGDGVSTERDELSAIKAGLRKVKIFTEYVSARRVKKACCEEEGSEGRCSARSEDGEYNYPFDSDSLDDFEDGESDEVKVESTVRKSFSYGTLASANYAGGSFYSNMRINSGDEDWVYYSNRKSDVGCSNVEDSTASVPEPSLSQSTRRSILPWKKRKLNFRSPKAKGEPLLKKAYGEEGGDDIDFDRRQLSSDESLSLGWHKTEEDSSANRSSVSDFGDDNFAIGSWEQKEVTSRDGHMKLETQVFFASIDQRSERAAGESACTALVAVIADWFQNNRDLMPIKSQFDSLIREGSLEWRSLCENETYKERFPDKHFDLETVLQAKIRPLSVVPGKSFIGFFHPEGMEEARFGFLHGAMSFDNIWDEISRTGSECPSNGEPQVYIVSWNDHFFILKVEPEAYYIIDTLGERLYEGCNQAYILKFDRDTAIYKMPNAGQSSDENTASDQQIVTAAEPKNRQAQLANMKEEGSVAGTVVTKHEESLKSEEEEVVCRGKESCKEYIKSFLAAIPIRELQVDIKKGLMASTPLHQRLQIEFHYTQFLQPLPEIPTAEMTAATTQNVDVTLAEAAT